A genomic region of Oncorhynchus mykiss isolate Arlee chromosome 16, USDA_OmykA_1.1, whole genome shotgun sequence contains the following coding sequences:
- the LOC110492002 gene encoding heterogeneous nuclear ribonucleoprotein A1 isoform X5, with translation MSKEAPREPEQLRKLFIGGLSFETTDESLREHFEQWGSLTDCVVMRDPANKRSRGFGFVTYSGVNEVDAAMEARPHKVDGRLVEPKRAVSREDSSRPGAHVTVKKIFVGGIKEDTEDSHLRDYFEQFGKIEVIDIMTDRTSGKKRGFAFVTFDDHDAVDRIVIQKYHTLNGHNCEVRKALSRQEMQTTGVGMRGGRGGGGNYGRGGGYGGDADSSVSGGRGGGYGGGDGGYNNGYGGGDGGYGGGPGGYGGGNRGYGGGQGYGGGQGGGYGGGNGYNDYNNGNGGNFGGGNFGGGGGGGNNYNDFGNYNNQASNYGPMKGNNFGGSGGGGGGSGGGGSSGGSGGGGRSSGPYGGGYGGNSGGGGGGGGYGGGSGGRRF, from the exons ATGTCGAAGGAG GCCCCACGTGAACCCGAGCAGCTCCGCAAACTGTTCATCGGAGGTCTGAGCTTCGAAACCACGGATGAGAGTTTGCGAGAACACTTCGAACAATGGGGATCTCTTACAGATTGTGTG GTCATGAGAGATCCAGCCAACAAACGCTCTAGAGGTTTTGGGTTTGTCACCTACTCTGGTGTGAATGAGGTCGATGCTGCCATGGAAGCACGCCCCCATAAGGTTGATGGTAGGCTGGTAGAGCCCAAGAGGGCTGTTTCCAGAGAGGACTCTAGCCGTCCAGGTGCTCATGTCACAGTGAAAAAGATATTTGTTGGAGGTATCAAGGAAGACACTGAAGACTCCCATCTACGAGACTACTTTGAGCAATTTGGCAAGATTGAAGTTATAGACATTATGACCGACCGCACCAGTGGGAAGAAGAGGGGCTTCGCCTTTGTCACGTTTGATGACCATGATGCAGTGGACAGGATTGTCA TCCAGAAATACCACACTTTGAACGGTCACAATTGCGAAGTGAGGAAAGCATTGTCCAGACAGGAGATGCAGACAACAGGAGTGGGTATGAGGGGTG GCCGCGGAGGTGGCGGCAACTATGGCAGAGGTGGAGGATATGGAG GTGACGCTGACTCGTCTGTTTCAGGAGGCAGAGGGGGTGGATACGGAGGAGGAGATGGCGGTTACAACAATGGTTATGGGGGAGGTGACG GTGGTTATGGTGGAGGCCCTGGTGGTTATGGCGGCGGTAACCGCGGCTACGGCGGAGGGCAAGGTTATGGTGGCGGACAGGGTGGCGGCTACGGTGGTGGAAATGGCTATAACGACTACAACAATGGCAATGGTGGAAACTTTGGCGGCG GGAACTTTGGCGGCGGTGGTGGTGGCGGCAACAACTACAATGACTTTGGCAACTACAACAACCAGGCTTCCAACTACGGCCCAATGAAGGGTAACAACTTTGGAGGCAGCGGCGGAGGTGGTGGGGGTAgcggtggtggtggcagcagtggTGGAAGTGGCGGCGGCGGCAGGAGTAGCGGCCCATATGGAG GTGGATATGGAGGTAACTCTGGAGGTGGTGGTGGCGGCGGTGGATATGGCGGGGGCTCCGGTGGACGACGATTCTAA
- the LOC110492002 gene encoding heterogeneous nuclear ribonucleoprotein A1 isoform X2, with translation MSKEAPREPEQLRKLFIGGLSFETTDESLREHFEQWGSLTDCVVMRDPANKRSRGFGFVTYSGVNEVDAAMEARPHKVDGRLVEPKRAVSREDSSRPGAHVTVKKIFVGGIKEDTEDSHLRDYFEQFGKIEVIDIMTDRTSGKKRGFAFVTFDDHDAVDRIVIQKYHTLNGHNCEVRKALSRQEMQTTGVGMRGGRGGGGNYGRGGGYGGDADSSVSGGRGGGYGGGDGGYNNGYGGGDGGYGGGPGGYGGGNRGYGGGQGYGGGQGGGYGGGNGYNDYNNGNGGNFGGGKSMASPQEAAPVGGNFGGGGGGGNNYNDFGNYNNQASNYGPMKGNNFGGSGGGGGGSGGGGSSGGSGGGGRSSGPYGGGYGGNSGGGGGGGGYGGGSGGRRF, from the exons ATGTCGAAGGAG GCCCCACGTGAACCCGAGCAGCTCCGCAAACTGTTCATCGGAGGTCTGAGCTTCGAAACCACGGATGAGAGTTTGCGAGAACACTTCGAACAATGGGGATCTCTTACAGATTGTGTG GTCATGAGAGATCCAGCCAACAAACGCTCTAGAGGTTTTGGGTTTGTCACCTACTCTGGTGTGAATGAGGTCGATGCTGCCATGGAAGCACGCCCCCATAAGGTTGATGGTAGGCTGGTAGAGCCCAAGAGGGCTGTTTCCAGAGAGGACTCTAGCCGTCCAGGTGCTCATGTCACAGTGAAAAAGATATTTGTTGGAGGTATCAAGGAAGACACTGAAGACTCCCATCTACGAGACTACTTTGAGCAATTTGGCAAGATTGAAGTTATAGACATTATGACCGACCGCACCAGTGGGAAGAAGAGGGGCTTCGCCTTTGTCACGTTTGATGACCATGATGCAGTGGACAGGATTGTCA TCCAGAAATACCACACTTTGAACGGTCACAATTGCGAAGTGAGGAAAGCATTGTCCAGACAGGAGATGCAGACAACAGGAGTGGGTATGAGGGGTG GCCGCGGAGGTGGCGGCAACTATGGCAGAGGTGGAGGATATGGAG GTGACGCTGACTCGTCTGTTTCAGGAGGCAGAGGGGGTGGATACGGAGGAGGAGATGGCGGTTACAACAATGGTTATGGGGGAGGTGACG GTGGTTATGGTGGAGGCCCTGGTGGTTATGGCGGCGGTAACCGCGGCTACGGCGGAGGGCAAGGTTATGGTGGCGGACAGGGTGGCGGCTACGGTGGTGGAAATGGCTATAACGACTACAACAATGGCAATGGTGGAAACTTTGGCGGCGGTAAGTCCATGGCTTCCCCACAAGAAGCAGCCCCAGTTGGTG GGAACTTTGGCGGCGGTGGTGGTGGCGGCAACAACTACAATGACTTTGGCAACTACAACAACCAGGCTTCCAACTACGGCCCAATGAAGGGTAACAACTTTGGAGGCAGCGGCGGAGGTGGTGGGGGTAgcggtggtggtggcagcagtggTGGAAGTGGCGGCGGCGGCAGGAGTAGCGGCCCATATGGAG GTGGATATGGAGGTAACTCTGGAGGTGGTGGTGGCGGCGGTGGATATGGCGGGGGCTCCGGTGGACGACGATTCTAA
- the LOC110492002 gene encoding heterogeneous nuclear ribonucleoprotein A1 isoform X1 produces MSKEAPREPEQLRKLFIGGLSFETTDESLREHFEQWGSLTDCVVMRDPANKRSRGFGFVTYSGVNEVDAAMEARPHKVDGRLVEPKRAVSREDSSRPGAHVTVKKIFVGGIKEDTEDSHLRDYFEQFGKIEVIDIMTDRTSGKKRGFAFVTFDDHDAVDRIVIQKYHTLNGHNCEVRKALSRQEMQTTGVGMRGGRGGGGNYGRGGGYGGNDFGRDGGYFDGRGGRGGGYGGGDGGYNNGYGGGDGGYGGGPGGYGGGNRGYGGGQGYGGGQGGGYGGGNGYNDYNNGNGGNFGGGKSMASPQEAAPVGGNFGGGGGGGNNYNDFGNYNNQASNYGPMKGNNFGGSGGGGGGSGGGGSSGGSGGGGRSSGPYGGGYGGNSGGGGGGGGYGGGSGGRRF; encoded by the exons ATGTCGAAGGAG GCCCCACGTGAACCCGAGCAGCTCCGCAAACTGTTCATCGGAGGTCTGAGCTTCGAAACCACGGATGAGAGTTTGCGAGAACACTTCGAACAATGGGGATCTCTTACAGATTGTGTG GTCATGAGAGATCCAGCCAACAAACGCTCTAGAGGTTTTGGGTTTGTCACCTACTCTGGTGTGAATGAGGTCGATGCTGCCATGGAAGCACGCCCCCATAAGGTTGATGGTAGGCTGGTAGAGCCCAAGAGGGCTGTTTCCAGAGAGGACTCTAGCCGTCCAGGTGCTCATGTCACAGTGAAAAAGATATTTGTTGGAGGTATCAAGGAAGACACTGAAGACTCCCATCTACGAGACTACTTTGAGCAATTTGGCAAGATTGAAGTTATAGACATTATGACCGACCGCACCAGTGGGAAGAAGAGGGGCTTCGCCTTTGTCACGTTTGATGACCATGATGCAGTGGACAGGATTGTCA TCCAGAAATACCACACTTTGAACGGTCACAATTGCGAAGTGAGGAAAGCATTGTCCAGACAGGAGATGCAGACAACAGGAGTGGGTATGAGGGGTG GCCGCGGAGGTGGCGGCAACTATGGCAGAGGTGGAGGATATGGAGGTAATGATTTTGGCCGTGATGGTGGATACTTCGATGGCCGTG GAGGCAGAGGGGGTGGATACGGAGGAGGAGATGGCGGTTACAACAATGGTTATGGGGGAGGTGACG GTGGTTATGGTGGAGGCCCTGGTGGTTATGGCGGCGGTAACCGCGGCTACGGCGGAGGGCAAGGTTATGGTGGCGGACAGGGTGGCGGCTACGGTGGTGGAAATGGCTATAACGACTACAACAATGGCAATGGTGGAAACTTTGGCGGCGGTAAGTCCATGGCTTCCCCACAAGAAGCAGCCCCAGTTGGTG GGAACTTTGGCGGCGGTGGTGGTGGCGGCAACAACTACAATGACTTTGGCAACTACAACAACCAGGCTTCCAACTACGGCCCAATGAAGGGTAACAACTTTGGAGGCAGCGGCGGAGGTGGTGGGGGTAgcggtggtggtggcagcagtggTGGAAGTGGCGGCGGCGGCAGGAGTAGCGGCCCATATGGAG GTGGATATGGAGGTAACTCTGGAGGTGGTGGTGGCGGCGGTGGATATGGCGGGGGCTCCGGTGGACGACGATTCTAA
- the LOC110492002 gene encoding heterogeneous nuclear ribonucleoprotein A1 isoform X4 — MSKEAPREPEQLRKLFIGGLSFETTDESLREHFEQWGSLTDCVVMRDPANKRSRGFGFVTYSGVNEVDAAMEARPHKVDGRLVEPKRAVSREDSSRPGAHVTVKKIFVGGIKEDTEDSHLRDYFEQFGKIEVIDIMTDRTSGKKRGFAFVTFDDHDAVDRIVIQKYHTLNGHNCEVRKALSRQEMQTTGVGMRGGRGGGGNYGRGGGYGGGRGGGYGGGDGGYNNGYGGGDGGYGGGPGGYGGGNRGYGGGQGYGGGQGGGYGGGNGYNDYNNGNGGNFGGGKSMASPQEAAPVGGNFGGGGGGGNNYNDFGNYNNQASNYGPMKGNNFGGSGGGGGGSGGGGSSGGSGGGGRSSGPYGGGYGGNSGGGGGGGGYGGGSGGRRF, encoded by the exons ATGTCGAAGGAG GCCCCACGTGAACCCGAGCAGCTCCGCAAACTGTTCATCGGAGGTCTGAGCTTCGAAACCACGGATGAGAGTTTGCGAGAACACTTCGAACAATGGGGATCTCTTACAGATTGTGTG GTCATGAGAGATCCAGCCAACAAACGCTCTAGAGGTTTTGGGTTTGTCACCTACTCTGGTGTGAATGAGGTCGATGCTGCCATGGAAGCACGCCCCCATAAGGTTGATGGTAGGCTGGTAGAGCCCAAGAGGGCTGTTTCCAGAGAGGACTCTAGCCGTCCAGGTGCTCATGTCACAGTGAAAAAGATATTTGTTGGAGGTATCAAGGAAGACACTGAAGACTCCCATCTACGAGACTACTTTGAGCAATTTGGCAAGATTGAAGTTATAGACATTATGACCGACCGCACCAGTGGGAAGAAGAGGGGCTTCGCCTTTGTCACGTTTGATGACCATGATGCAGTGGACAGGATTGTCA TCCAGAAATACCACACTTTGAACGGTCACAATTGCGAAGTGAGGAAAGCATTGTCCAGACAGGAGATGCAGACAACAGGAGTGGGTATGAGGGGTG GCCGCGGAGGTGGCGGCAACTATGGCAGAGGTGGAGGATATGGAG GAGGCAGAGGGGGTGGATACGGAGGAGGAGATGGCGGTTACAACAATGGTTATGGGGGAGGTGACG GTGGTTATGGTGGAGGCCCTGGTGGTTATGGCGGCGGTAACCGCGGCTACGGCGGAGGGCAAGGTTATGGTGGCGGACAGGGTGGCGGCTACGGTGGTGGAAATGGCTATAACGACTACAACAATGGCAATGGTGGAAACTTTGGCGGCGGTAAGTCCATGGCTTCCCCACAAGAAGCAGCCCCAGTTGGTG GGAACTTTGGCGGCGGTGGTGGTGGCGGCAACAACTACAATGACTTTGGCAACTACAACAACCAGGCTTCCAACTACGGCCCAATGAAGGGTAACAACTTTGGAGGCAGCGGCGGAGGTGGTGGGGGTAgcggtggtggtggcagcagtggTGGAAGTGGCGGCGGCGGCAGGAGTAGCGGCCCATATGGAG GTGGATATGGAGGTAACTCTGGAGGTGGTGGTGGCGGCGGTGGATATGGCGGGGGCTCCGGTGGACGACGATTCTAA
- the LOC110492002 gene encoding heterogeneous nuclear ribonucleoprotein A1 isoform X3, protein MSKEAPREPEQLRKLFIGGLSFETTDESLREHFEQWGSLTDCVVMRDPANKRSRGFGFVTYSGVNEVDAAMEARPHKVDGRLVEPKRAVSREDSSRPGAHVTVKKIFVGGIKEDTEDSHLRDYFEQFGKIEVIDIMTDRTSGKKRGFAFVTFDDHDAVDRIVIQKYHTLNGHNCEVRKALSRQEMQTTGVGMRGGRGGGGNYGRGGGYGGNDFGRDGGYFDGRGGRGGGYGGGDGGYNNGYGGGDGGYGGGPGGYGGGNRGYGGGQGYGGGQGGGYGGGNGYNDYNNGNGGNFGGGNFGGGGGGGNNYNDFGNYNNQASNYGPMKGNNFGGSGGGGGGSGGGGSSGGSGGGGRSSGPYGGGYGGNSGGGGGGGGYGGGSGGRRF, encoded by the exons ATGTCGAAGGAG GCCCCACGTGAACCCGAGCAGCTCCGCAAACTGTTCATCGGAGGTCTGAGCTTCGAAACCACGGATGAGAGTTTGCGAGAACACTTCGAACAATGGGGATCTCTTACAGATTGTGTG GTCATGAGAGATCCAGCCAACAAACGCTCTAGAGGTTTTGGGTTTGTCACCTACTCTGGTGTGAATGAGGTCGATGCTGCCATGGAAGCACGCCCCCATAAGGTTGATGGTAGGCTGGTAGAGCCCAAGAGGGCTGTTTCCAGAGAGGACTCTAGCCGTCCAGGTGCTCATGTCACAGTGAAAAAGATATTTGTTGGAGGTATCAAGGAAGACACTGAAGACTCCCATCTACGAGACTACTTTGAGCAATTTGGCAAGATTGAAGTTATAGACATTATGACCGACCGCACCAGTGGGAAGAAGAGGGGCTTCGCCTTTGTCACGTTTGATGACCATGATGCAGTGGACAGGATTGTCA TCCAGAAATACCACACTTTGAACGGTCACAATTGCGAAGTGAGGAAAGCATTGTCCAGACAGGAGATGCAGACAACAGGAGTGGGTATGAGGGGTG GCCGCGGAGGTGGCGGCAACTATGGCAGAGGTGGAGGATATGGAGGTAATGATTTTGGCCGTGATGGTGGATACTTCGATGGCCGTG GAGGCAGAGGGGGTGGATACGGAGGAGGAGATGGCGGTTACAACAATGGTTATGGGGGAGGTGACG GTGGTTATGGTGGAGGCCCTGGTGGTTATGGCGGCGGTAACCGCGGCTACGGCGGAGGGCAAGGTTATGGTGGCGGACAGGGTGGCGGCTACGGTGGTGGAAATGGCTATAACGACTACAACAATGGCAATGGTGGAAACTTTGGCGGCG GGAACTTTGGCGGCGGTGGTGGTGGCGGCAACAACTACAATGACTTTGGCAACTACAACAACCAGGCTTCCAACTACGGCCCAATGAAGGGTAACAACTTTGGAGGCAGCGGCGGAGGTGGTGGGGGTAgcggtggtggtggcagcagtggTGGAAGTGGCGGCGGCGGCAGGAGTAGCGGCCCATATGGAG GTGGATATGGAGGTAACTCTGGAGGTGGTGGTGGCGGCGGTGGATATGGCGGGGGCTCCGGTGGACGACGATTCTAA